A single window of Vespula pensylvanica isolate Volc-1 chromosome 23, ASM1446617v1, whole genome shotgun sequence DNA harbors:
- the LOC122636719 gene encoding serine-protein kinase ATM isoform X1 codes for MKMSRVLEKVITIAQLADSTKVTEKRKCISLLLELYGSKEIINEISKYSEDNNDATVSWWNIFTIIHKLILYEADRFATKDMNKTDMKRENICNVLLNTIRYSHESRTLTLKCNGLIQRVLEILQNRKYLSYCNTYLNILITYIIPVRLYQINISPEQWKELLTACVNLYKDAFASINKCTLIDTIEMIIQYAYMHSNILLEVKKLLPFLASILSDSKIFEQIEESAYKLTNTVCHQIATENRIMLCQFSEDILPKIFGLNSYDEKYKFMLLFVQIHHPEGVHQENDGAFACNWSTWNSILRSMYEIILKDSKKGILSKPFLQFASEVFNQVLQNPGTIWGLCNSTELYSQPVKRRCISISSPIDMIDRDDVEEAWPMIQILTVLFAKYPKRIQSDDFISLLKILDTYLTQSSKHVKVIDSLYNLCTVLMEIGQLFLNIPERYNVHWYNIWDNLLRSLNTNQSEISAHRLAQCFIKYGKMRNTNSLFALYMSQTIRWSPNSLKTLILCCENTPLPDDVPMFNTNLHSSMLNTRSVKLHFIEWLLNTPWFKVPSTIFIESLCNILIGIPVKFFHENNTTFKTSGLTLPIREDSYLQEFLYDSPQSLSYKNIETCNLALTFQINLFTMVTTETVDSQEHLQESLAKANVNIIDLKDILVILKKYLYDIIDKKNENNDIRTIIMKITLAGKVATTVKKMNILMEDTEIHFIMCLINDCLQHAYSLLENIKLSKNNHKYLIDITKALLILYKTFCSAYTDMTKIIISLSTAEILRNLFDLLNIEDDNNFTYHEIRRYNDNFDIFQNKNKHSNDDQVNYKNNDICSLNTIRIKTIKTLTLFCCMNTGKERPKIQLDLMSNLMTTDNYDLSFVIDFKMAMIVLESFTQYDKEMLHEKYKDAPVLFLLDLFQKCKEDEKYVRYVLKILPYFIEYTASYDYDLTVIMSTIFNFCKLLNNKKFGPIVHIDFLECLARIIEIKPLLMRHKQYTQCQYKLWFVIENSLTYMQNPLHILRLKAIKCMQKLYFSKCIEYERKISFFEKLENAAINLLSIEKKSYNNETDEIETRTASALLIFATIICTSSTLQSNALVAILQLVENKQVKLKTVQKLLHSIRKQSEHVLSNEDNLAHMLSYWLKMNHTMRTFPWEMTQCESQEEFYKTHINTIVFTEIQNFNITNAKQLCTYVGYNFNDVFKNIFAQVLSWLLSLICQRTQKNSIDAKRADDLLHELMLNQENFETIDTFSNLFKTNFDKIIVNIIMRLHDEKHFHQMFQLQYKFPYANPPVLSKTDANDCLQYIEEHFISSKSLQYYLATKGINKLQKILMNLVNNIYDMKFTEHKLKALHQYIYFCTIIMEGSKFNYFDSISIYLIREISYNLIHFIKDKNDILSETACKYFQIFLKYILPERHAEIEKHLNYYVTMLVPVAQLEKTPIAIELLEYLIIEQNELFSNAIAKLNTFPNLPKFQRILNVYNSLKYKDGKKYNLEEEIQHFLNATNQKIVNCNMESVAYLKLQLLTRRNELQELYNKLDNSSMQNYNLLHQLICRLLEIIKRSNQATSIEATKCLGQLGPIDLGTTILYNKKSCLKQNADISNMLTYEIITLLTEFLIDNNIKLRTASANALDMILSSIWGQQILDKKNFKAIQQVLIDCSRSPLRLDYIRPFIHEVKTLNKNKITLDQIACDKYIKKDNSIWIETSNIPYAEWIVQITCNIIECFSGYYLEDLIPVCKLSIEMCELILPRIIFLIMYINKELAITVSHRINGFFFFHFNDKNQSIHGLLHSSQYIVHCDRNIVYFMLNLVNFIRTQAVENIPLELDFVYIAKAAQYCSAYFTAFLYAELSCESLLIEPRDFSTVTKIDYAYECDPVLGRTLQNILRDASSKIGDPDAIRGCGSSHLQDSFSRVQYYIQMHEWDKVLLIKDIELSSGNKTAIEEMIDALQQLGFHYLLGHYISTMSTSTKEMSNDVQLECAWRLSNWDIPIFPQIMQSLCGNNMKLKLSESDYYLYHFYALRCFHEKDELGVKNAIKCARVCIMKALSNINLEYNKEIYGKLTQLQMLSEIEELCLTKPEDYSKVLRKWQQCDITNFNEFQYTEPILTQRSIMYQINDTLCNNSIIKNELVDTHIKIAEIARNQGHLQIAARALGTLAKQNEVPSKFIDLLDYQESLLAWKRNDYEISRYLLRKLIHRKSIDPVLQARVLRIYGNWMAETKSENPQTVIENYYQESIKISKSIKNKTFDVIKNVHDTQVALARFADAQFEHVKMYMKSPQFKSLKKCVEYSCSVVKYDSTLQDTDIKRAVILSQKQNTNDTAELQNIEKEKNNYLLIAVRYYLLTLYQSEDYNLLVFRLIALWLENAKNKEVNKLLEENLDKIPSYKFLPLVPQLAAHMNNVSDEFSVKINKTLERCALDHPHHTLPVLLALKNLYGDYEFLKTKKNKKLEEEPRILGAKRLLKQLTSSKVSCIIQEMEILSYSLVMLANYETNDKSKRGTSYKIPIGQRILKIKDFSNIFVPTLAINVKCNGNYNDIITIVKYFDTYENVGGVNAPKKIICIGSDGIQREQLLKGKDDLRQDAVMQQVFNVMNRLFEMSKEAKRRKLKIRTYKVVPLTQRSGILEWCHNTMPIATILIGTDGISGVHKKYNPNDYTALICRKKMEEVSKKSNDVKLQQFLECCKHMRPAFHHFFIEKYPSPETWYEKRLAYTRSVATTSIAGYILGLGDRHLGNILMDQLTAEVIHIDFGIAFEQGKVLPLPETIPFRLTRDIEAAMGISGVEGIMRRGCEEILTVLRNERQIIITLLQVLLYDPLFTWAITPAKAYTFQTGNTAMSSEGDEVHSETNKTAERALLRIEQKLQGIEEGLVFSVPGQVEQLIQQARDPFNLCRLFCGWQPYL; via the exons ATGAAAATGTCGCGTGTTTTGGAAAAAGTAATTACAATTGCTCAACTTGCTGATAGTACGAAAGTAACAGAAAAAAGG aaatgtaTTTCGCTATTATTGGAACTCTATGGGAGTAAAgagataattaatgaaataagtaaatattctGAAGATAACAACGATGCAACTGTCAGTTGGTGGAACATTTTTACTATCATACATAAACTAATTTTATAC gaAGCTGATAGATTTGCTACGAAAGATATGAATAAAACTgatatgaaaagagaaaacatttgtaatgttttattaaatacgataCGTTATTCTCATGAATCCAGAACATTGACTTTAAAATGCAATGGTTTAATACAACGGGTGCTTGAGATATTgcagaatagaaaatatttgtcttATTGCAATACTTacttgaatatattaattacttatataattCCAGTTCGGTTATaccaaataaatatatctccaGAGCAATGGAAAGAATTATTAACAGCATGTGTCAATTTGTATAAGGATGCATTTGCATCTATCAACAAATGTACTCTAATAGATACTATTGAAATGATAATacaatatgcatatatgcattcgaatatattattagaagttaaaaaattattaccatTTTTAG CAAGTATTTTATCAGATTCTAAAATTTTTGAACAAATAGAAGAGTCTGCTTACAAATTGACTAATACAGTGTGTCATCAAATCGCAACTGAAAATAGAATAATGCTTTGTCAATTTAGTGAAGATATTTTGCCAAAGATATTTGGTTTAAATAGCtatgatgaaaaatataagttcATGCTACTATTTGTACAAATTCATCATCCTGAAGGAGTTCATCAAGAAAATGATGGAGCGTTTGCTTGTAATTGGTCTACATGGAATAGTATACTTAGAAGCatgtatgaaataattttgaaagattCTAAGAAAGGAATATTATCCAAACCTTTTTTGCAATTTGCAAGCGAag taTTCAATCAAGTGCTTCAAAACCCTGGTACTATTTGGGGATTGTGTAATTCTACCGAACTTTATTCACAACCGGTCAAACGAAGATGCATTTCCATTAGTAGTCCAATTGATATGATAGATCGTGATGATGTAGAGGAAGCATGGCCCATGATTCAAATATTAACAGTACTCTTTGCAAAATATCCTAAAAGAATACAATCGGAtgattttatatctcttttaaaaatattggatACTTATTTAACGCAATCGTCTAAACATGTTAAAGTTATAGACAGTTTGTATAACTTATGTACTGTTCTTATGGAAATAGgacaattatttttgaatattccTGAAAGATACAATGTGCATTGGTATAACATATGGGATAATCTTTTAAg atcTCTTAATACCAATCAAAGTGAGATCTCTGCACATAGACTTGCTCAGTGTTTCATAAAATATGGAAAGATGAGAAATACAAATTCACTTTTTGCTTTATATATGTCTCAAACAATCAGATGGTCTCCTAACAgtttaaaaacattaatacTATGTTGCGAAAATACACCTCTACCGGATGACGTACCAatgtttaatacaaatttacatTCGTCAATGTTAAATACGCGTTCTGTTAAATTACATTTCATAGAGTGGTTATTAAACACTCCATGGTTTAAAGTTCCTTCGACAATATTCATTGAAAGTTTGTGTAATATATTGATTGGTATTCCAGTGAAATTctttcatgaaaataatacaacaTTTAAAACATCTGGATTAACTTTACCTATTCGTGAAGATTCCTATTTACAGGAATTTCTATACGACTCTCCACAATCcttatcttataaaaatatagaaacatgCAATTTAGCATTaacatttcaaattaatttattcacaATGGTAACAACAGAGACTGTTGATTCGCAAGAACATTTACAAGAGTCGCTTGCTAAAGCAaacgtaaatataatagatttgaaagatattcttgtaattttaaaaaagtatttatatgatattatcgataaaaagaatgaaaacaatgatatacgaacgataataatgaaaattacacTTGCAGGTAAAGTTGCGACTActgtgaaaaaaatgaatatactCATGGAAGATAccgaaattcattttattatgtGTCTAATAAACGATTGTTTGCAGCATGCTTATAGCTTATTAGAAAACATTAAATTGTccaaaaataatcataaatatctcATCGATATAACTAAAGCACttctaattttatacaaaacgTTTTGTTCTGCATATACAGATATGACAAAgatcattatttctttgtcgACTGCAGAGATATtacgaaatttatttgatttacttAATATTGAAGATGACAACAATTTCACCTATCACGAAATTCGCCGTTACAacgataattttgatatatttcaaaataaaaataaacattccAACGATGACCAAGTAAATTACAAGAACAATGATATATGTAGCCTGAATACTATCAgaataaaaactataaaaactTTGACATTATTTTGTTGCATGAATACAGGAAAAGAAAGACCAAAAATTCAACTGGATTTAATGAGCAATCTGATGACCACTGATAATTATGATTTGTCATTTGTAATAGACTTCAAAATGGCAATGATAGTGCTGGAGTCATTCACACAATATGACAAAGAGATGCTACATGAAAAGTATAAAGATGCTCCAGTTTTATTTCTATTGGATTTATTCCAAAAATgtaaagaagatgaaaaatatgtacGATACGTACTCAAAATTCTAccttattttatcgaatatactGCCAGTTATGATTATGATCTAACTGTAATAATGAGTACcatctttaatttttgtaagcttcttaataataagaaatttggACCAATCGTACATATTGATTTCTTGGAATGTCTTGCaagaattattgaaattaaaccATTATTAATGAGGCATAAACAGTATACTCAGTGTCAGTACAAATTATGGTTTGttattgaaaattcattaACGTATATGCAGAATCCTCTTCatatattacgattaaaagcaattaaatgtatgcaaaaattatatttttcaaaatgtatagagtatgaaaggaaaatttccttttttgagAAATTGGAAAATGCTGCTATTAATTTACTatccattgaaaaaaaaagttataataacGAAACGGATGAAATAGAAACTAGAACAGCGAGCGCATTGTTAATATTTGCAACTATTATTTGTACTTCTAGTACGCTTCAAAGCAATGCTTTAGTAGCAATATTACAATTGGTGGAGAATAAacaagtaaaattaaaaacagtACAAAAATTATTGCATAGTATAAGAAAGCAATCGGAACATGTGCTATCTAATGAAGATAATCTGGCTCATATGTTGTCGTACTGGTTGAAGATGAATCATACCATGCGAACATTTCCATGGGAAATGACTCAATGTGAATCTcaagaagaattttataaaacacatATTAATACTATAGTGTTTACTGAGATCCAGAATTTCAATATCACGAATGCAAAACAACTTTGTACTTATGTTGGATATAACTTCAAtgatgtttttaaaaatatttttgcacAAGTCTTATCATGGTTACTTTCTTTGATTTGTCAAAGGACtcaaaaaaattctatcgatGCTAAACGCGCAGATGATCTGCTTCATGAACTGATGTTAAATCAAGAGAACTTTGAAACAATCGATActttttctaatctatttaaaactaattttgacaaaattattgtaaatattattatgagaTTGCACGATGAGAAACATTTTCATCAAATGTTtcaattacaatataaatttcCATATGCTAATCCACCTGTTTTGAGTAAAACTGATGCGAATGATTGTCTACAATATATAGaagaacattttatttcctctAAATCATTGCAATATTATTTGGCAAccaaaggaataaataaattacagaaaatattgatgaatctagtaaacaatatttatgaCATGAAATTTACCGAACACAAGTTAAAGGCTTTACATCAGTATATCTATTTTTGTACTATTATAATGGAAGgatcgaaatttaattatttcgattcaatatcgatatatcttaTCAGAGAAATtagttataatttaattcattttatcaaagataaaaatgatatactaTCGGAAACAGCctgcaaatattttcaaatattcctgaaatatattttacctGAACGACATGCAGAAATTGAAAAACATTTGAATTATTACGTTACCATGTTAGTTCCTGTTGCTCAATTGGAGAAAACACCTATTGCCATAGAGCTACTTGAGTACTTGATAATTGAACAGAATGAATTGTTTAGTAATGCAATAgcaaaattaaatacatttccTAATCTAccaaaatttcaacgaatattGAACGTATATAATTCTCTGAAAtataaagatggaaaaaagtataatttggAGGAAGAGATTCAACACTTTCTAAATGCGACAAATCAAAAGATTGTAAACTGTAATATGGAAAGTGTAGCATATTTGAAGCTTCAATTATTAACTAGAAGAAACGAGTTACAAGAATTGTACAATAAACTGGACAATAGTTCTAtgcaaaattataatttactacATCAATTGATATGTAGATTACTGGAGATCATTAAAAGATCTAATCAAGCCACTTCGATAGAAGCTACAAAATGTCTGGGACAATTAGGTCCTATTGATCTAGGAACAAcaattctttataataaaaaaagttgtCTAAAGCAGAATGCAGACATAAGCAATATGTTAACGTACGAGATAATAACATTACTAacagaatttttaattgataataacatCAAACTTCGTACAGCTAGTGCTAATGCTTTAGATATGATACTATCATCTATATGGGGACAAcaaattttagataaaaagaacTTTAAAGCAATACAACAAGTGTTAATTGATTGTTCAAGATCTCCGTTACGTTTAGATTATATACGTCCATTTATACACGAAGTAAAAACTCTtaacaagaataaaataacCCTTGATCAAATTGCttgtgataaatatattaagaagGATAATTCAATTTGGATAGAGACATCAAATATTCCTTACGCTGAATGGATCGTACAAATCACATGCAATATCATTGAATGTTTTTCTGGCTATTACCTTGAAGATTTAATACCTGTTTGCAAATTAAGCATAGAAATGTGCGAATTAATACTACCGAGAatcatatttctaataatgtatattaataaagaattagCAATCACAGTATCTCATCGTATTAacggatttttcttttttcatttcaatgatAAGAATCAGTCTATTCATGGTTTACTCCATTCATCGCAATACATTGTACATTGTGATcgtaatatagtatattttatgTTGAACTTAGTCAATTTTATTAGGACACAAGCAGTTGAAAATATTCCTTTAGAATTGGACTTTGTATACATAGCCAAAGCTGCTCAATATTGTTCGGCATATTTTACTGCTTTCCTTTACGCAGAACTATCTTGTGAATCATTATTGATAGAACCTCGTGATTTTAGTACAGTTACCAAAATTGATTATGCCTATGAATGTGACCCTGTACTTGGAAGAACGTTACAAAATATTCTTAGAGATGCTTCCTCCAAAATTGGTGATCCAGATGCTATTCGTGGTTGTGGCTCTTCACATTTACAAGATAGTTTCTCTCGTGTTCAATACTACATACAAATGCATGAGTGGGATAAAGTGTTActaataaaagatatagaacTATCTTCTGGCAATAAAACAGCTATTGAAG agaTGATCGATGCATTGCAACAATTaggatttcattatttattaggacattatatatctacaatgAGTACGTCTACCAAAGAAATGAGTAATGATGTTCAATTGGAATGTGCATGGCGACTTAGTAATTGGGATATACCAATATTTCCTCAAATTATGCAATCTCTATGTGGAAacaatatgaaattaaaactaTCCGAATCtgactattatttatatcacttCTATGCATTAAGATGTTTTCACGAAAAAGATGAATTGGGTGTCAAAAATGCAATTAAGTGTGCACGAGTGTGTATAATGAAAGCTCtatctaatattaatttag agtataataaagaaatttatggGAAGTTAACACAACTTCAAATGCTTTCCGAAATAGAAGAACTATGTTTAACAAAACCTGAGGATTATTCTAAAGTTCTGCGAAAGTGGCAGCAATGTGATATCAcaaattttaacgaatttcAATACACTGAGCCAATCTTAACGCAGAGATCTATTATGTATCAAATAAATGATACATTAtgtaataattctattatcaAAAATGAACTCGTTGACACGCATATAAAAATTGCTGAAATTGCGCGAAATCAAGGACATTTACAAATAGCTGCACGTGCATTAG gTACCTTAGCAAAACAGAATGAAGTACCTTCAAAATTTATAGATTTGTTGGATTATCAAGAATCCTTATTGGCATGGAAGAGGAATGATTATGAAATCAGTCGATACCTTTTACGTAAATTAATTCATAGAAAATCTATAGATCCAGTTTTGCAAGCCCGCGTTCTTCGTATTTATGGAAATTGGATGGCTGAAACAAAATCTGAAAATCCTCAG aCTGTCATAGAAAATTACTATCaagaatcaataaaaataagtaagtcgataaaaaacaaaacgtttgatgttattaaaaatgtacatGACACACAAGTCGCTTTGGCTAGATTTGCAGATGCTCAATTTGAACATGTTAAAATGTATATGAAATCTCCACAATTTAAAAGTTTGAAGAAATGTGTAGAATATTCATGTAGTGTTGTCAAATATGATTCGACATTACAAGACACAGATATTAAAAGAGCAGTGATACTTAGTCAAAAACAAAATACGAATGATACTGCTGAACtacaaaatattgaaaaggaaaaaaacaactATCTTTTAATAGCAGTAcg atattatttactaaCATTATATCAGAGTGAAGATTACAATCTGTTAGTATTCCGATTGATAGCTCTTTGGCTTGAGAATGCaaagaataaagaagtaaataaattactagaagaaaatttagataagataccatcgtataaatttttaccACTCGTACCACAATTGGCAGCACACATGAATAACGTATCTGATGAATTTTCtgtcaaaataaataaaacattagaGCGTTGTGCATTGGATCATCCACATCATACGTTACCTGTGCTATTggcattaaaaaatttatatggtGATTATGAATTTcttaaaactaaaaaaaataaaaaattagaagaagaacCCAGAATATTGGGCGCTAAAAGGCTTCTAAAACAATTAACTTCGTCGAAAGTATCTTGCATTATTCAAGAAATGGAGATATTATCTTACTCTTTGGTAATGCTAGCTAATTATGAAACTAATGATAAAAGTAAAC gtGGTACATCATATAAAATACCTATTGGTCAAAGAATTTTAAAGAtcaaagatttttctaatatatttgtaCCTACTTTAGCCATTAATGTTAAATGCAAtggaaattataatgatataattactATTGTTAAATACTTTGATACTTATGAGAATGTTGGAGGTGTGAATGCTCCCAAAAAGATCATTTGTATTGGCAGTGATGGGATACAAAGAGAACAATTATTGAAG GGAAAAGATGATTTACGACAAGATGCTGTGATGCAACAAGTTTTTAATGTAATGAATAGACTTTTTGAAATGAGTAAAGAAGCGAAACGACgtaaattgaaaattagaACATACAAg GTAGTACCGTTAACACAAAGATCAGGTATATTAGAATGGTGCCATAATACAATGCCTATTGCAACTATATTGATAGGTACCGATGGAATTTCTGgtgttcataaaaaatataatccaaACGATTATACTGCATTAATAtgtagaaaaaagatggaa GAAGTTTCTAAGAAATCAAATGATGTCAAACTGCAACAGTTTTTAGAATGCTGTAAACATATGCGTCCAGCTTttcatcatttctttattGAGAAATATCCATCGCCTGAAACGTGGTATGAGAAACGATTAGCTTATACACGCAG TGTAGCAACAACTTCTATAGCAGGGTATATATTAGGTTTAGGAGATAGACATCTTGGTAATATATTAATGGATCAGCTGACTGCAGAAGTGATTCATATAGATTTTG GCATAGCATTTGAACAAGGTAAGGTCTTACCACTACCTGAAACTATACCATTCCGTCTCACAAGAGATATTGAAGCTGCAATGGGAATCTCAGGCGTGGAAGGTATTATGAGAAGAGGGTGTGAAGAAATATTGACAGTATTACGAAATGAaagacaaataattataacattgcTTCAAGTACTTCTTTATGACCCTCTATTTACGTGGGCTATAACTCCTGCAAAAGCATATACTTTTCAAACCGGTAATACGGCAATGTCTTCTGAAGGTGATGAAG ttcatagtgaaacaaataaaactgCAGAAAGGGCACTCTTAAGGATAGAACAGAAATTGCAAGGTATAGAAGAAGGTTTAGTATTTAGTGTACCTGGCCAAGTTGAACAACTTATACAACAAGCACGTGATCCGTTTAATTTGTGTCGTTTATTTTGTGGGTGGCAACCATATCTATAa